The region AAACCACATTTTCAGCTGGTACTTTACAATTCTGGAATGTTAATGAACAAGTATCAGAGCTTCTTATACCGAGTTTATCTTCTTTTACTCCATGTTCAAAACCGGGTGTTCCTTTTTCAACAACAAGTGTAGAGATACCTTTATGACCTAATTCTTTATTTGTAGTTGCCATAACTAAAACATAATCAGCAGTAGTGCCGTTTGTTATCCAGTTTTTAATCCCATTTAATACAAAATAATTACCTTCTCTGTCGGCAGTTGTTTTTTGTTTTGTTGCATCACTGCCTGCCTCAGGTTCTGATAAAGCAAAAGCTCCAAGCTTTTCACCTTTGGCTAATGGAATCAGATATTTCTCTTTAACATAGTCTGACCCATATTTCTCCAAGCCATAGCATACCAATGAATTATTAACAGACATAATCACACCAACGCTTGCATCAACTTTAGAAATTTCTATCATTGCCAGAACATAACTGATAGTATCAAGACCCGCCCCGCCAAATTCAGGTGGTACCATCATACCCATAAAACCAAGTTCACCCATTTTTTTTACTATCTCATACGGAAACTCAGCAGTTTTATCTCTATGAACTGAAGAGGATGCAATTTCATTTAATGCAAAATCTTTTGCAGATTCCTGGATCATAAGATGTTCTTCAGTAAGATTGAAATTCATGGCAAATCCTTTTTTAATTTTAATAAAACATTTAATTTTAAATTGCTTGTTAATAGTATTTATTTTATCCAAAAATAAACTAATAATTCAAATGTATCAATCTCGGGGAAAAACTGGTTGGTATTTTTGTCAAGAAAAACAATGAAGATCAGGTTATGACGGAAGAATTAAAAACAGAGGGTCCGGTAAGGAAAACCTTACTGAAAGGACTAACTCCAAAAGAATTAAAAGATTTTTTTGTAGCAGCTGGTGAAAAAAAATTTAGAGGAGAGCAGTTATTTGAGTGGATATATGGGCATATGGCGCAAAGTTTTGACGAAATGACCACACTACCAACTTACCTTAGAAAAAAACTAAATAATTACTGCGAGTTAAACTCTCTAACTTTGGTTTCAACACAAACATCAAACCGAAGCGGAACAAGAAAATATTTGTTTAAAACTTTTGATGAACATCTGATTGAATCAGTAATAATTCCGGAACCAAAAAGAATTACTCTTTGTATATCTACACAGGCAGGATGCCCGCTCGACTGCCAGTTTTGTGCAACCGGACTGATGGGTTACAAACGCAATCTTAGTTCGGCAGAAATAATAGACCAGTTTTTGATGGCATCAAAAGAATTCGGCAAAAATAAGATTTCAAATATTGTTTATATGGGAATGGGAGAGCCGCTGCTCAATTATTCAAATACCTTAAAGTCACTTCAGATTTTTGCTGAAGAAAAAACAAGAGATATCAGTTTAAAAAGAATTACTGTTTCAACAGCAGGTATTGCCCCTAAAATTATTGAACTTGCTGACAGCGGATTGAAGGCTAAGCTTGCATTTTCTTTACATTCTATGTTTGAAGAAACCAGAAGTAAAATAATGCCGATAAATAAAAAATATTCTTTGTCCGAAAACCTTGAAGCAATAAAATATTATACAAAACAAACAGATAGCCGTATTACATTTGAATATGTAATGCTTAAGGATTTGAATGACAGATCAGATGATCTAAATGCTTTGATAAAATTATGCAATTCAATTCCTTGTAAAATTAATGTTATTCCTTTTAATTCAATCGCACACATGAATCCAACAGGTTTTGCAAAAGAACTTGAACCTTCACAAAAGTTTGTAATTGATGAGTTTGTAAAAACTTTGCGTGATAATAATATAACCGTAACAATTCGTTATACACAGGGAGATGATATTGCAGCTGCCTGTGGACAGTTAGCTAATAAAACAATTAGTGAATCTCTTTCTAAAGAAAAGACTAATTAGTATGCGAAAATTATCGCACGATGAGATATCACAAAACAGAAGCACTCTCGAAAACATTGAACTTGTAAAAAAACTTCCTGTAATTGTTCTTCTCAACTCTATCAGAAGCTCATATAATGTCGGCTCAATATTCCGCACTTCTGATGGCGCTATGATTGAAAAAATAATTCTCTGCGGATACACTCCGCATCCGCCTTTTGATAATTCTAATGAAGGCAATAAAGATGTTCTTAAAACTGCACTTGGTTCAACTAAAAGTGTTAAGTGGGAGTATATTAAAAATCCTATTGACGCAATAAAAAATCTTCGTGAAAATGGAATGAAGATATGTGCTTTGGAACTTACCGAAAACAGTAAACCTTATTATCATACTGAACAATACAACTTTCCTATGTGTCTGGTTGTGGGGAATGAAATTTCAGGTGTATCTCAAGAAGTTTTGAATCTTTGTGATTACTCAATCGAAATTCCTCAGTACGGGATAAAACAATCACTTAATGTTGCAGTTGCCTACGGAATAGCAATCTTTGAATTAAGAAAAATATTTGATGGTAAGGTGTAAGGATTGATCTTTTATCGATCAAATAAAATCAATTTGTAAGAAATATAGTTCAAGATCTAAATGAGGGAAAGTGAAGTGAAATATTTGAAGCTAATATTTATATAATTATTTTTGTTTCCAAAAAGAAGTATATGTATCTAAAAGGGAATGGATGAATTATGATTATTAATGACGTCCTGAACAAGTTATTTTCAACTTGGTCTAATATTGCAGTAATGAGGGCATTAAGAAATTATGTTATGGGAGTCTCTGGAAATGAAGCTGCCCGTTTAGCAGGGTTGACCCCAAAAAATTGTTTAATTACTTTAAGTTTATTGAAAAACTCGGTGTTGTTATTCGCATAAGAGATCGAAGTGAACATTTATTCTTACTCAATTGTGATCATTTTTTGTTAATGAAGTAATCATGCCTATTCTTACTTCAGAAAAGAAGTTTGTCGAATGCATATCAGCAGAAATAACAAAAGCCCTAAAGAAATATTCAATAAGTGTTTTTCTATTTGGGAGTGTTGCTCGGAAACAAGAGACGATTAAAAGCGATATGGATATTTGTATTATTTATAAAATGGCATCTTCTAAAAAAATTTTTGAGGAAATTA is a window of Ignavibacterium sp. DNA encoding:
- a CDS encoding acyl-CoA dehydrogenase; this translates as MNFNLTEEHLMIQESAKDFALNEIASSSVHRDKTAEFPYEIVKKMGELGFMGMMVPPEFGGAGLDTISYVLAMIEISKVDASVGVIMSVNNSLVCYGLEKYGSDYVKEKYLIPLAKGEKLGAFALSEPEAGSDATKQKTTADREGNYFVLNGIKNWITNGTTADYVLVMATTNKELGHKGISTLVVEKGTPGFEHGVKEDKLGIRSSDTCSLTFQNCKVPAENVVWEEGKGFNFAMNTLNGGRIGIASQAVGIAEASLDAAVKYSKERKAFGQTISNFQAIQFMLSDMAVRVDAAKLLTLKAAAAKDAGKPYYKEAAMAKLYASKVAVQNALDAIQIHGGYGYVREYLVERYLRDAKITEIYEGTSEIQKVVIARALLDNK
- the rlmN gene encoding 23S rRNA (adenine(2503)-C(2))-methyltransferase RlmN, which produces MTEELKTEGPVRKTLLKGLTPKELKDFFVAAGEKKFRGEQLFEWIYGHMAQSFDEMTTLPTYLRKKLNNYCELNSLTLVSTQTSNRSGTRKYLFKTFDEHLIESVIIPEPKRITLCISTQAGCPLDCQFCATGLMGYKRNLSSAEIIDQFLMASKEFGKNKISNIVYMGMGEPLLNYSNTLKSLQIFAEEKTRDISLKRITVSTAGIAPKIIELADSGLKAKLAFSLHSMFEETRSKIMPINKKYSLSENLEAIKYYTKQTDSRITFEYVMLKDLNDRSDDLNALIKLCNSIPCKINVIPFNSIAHMNPTGFAKELEPSQKFVIDEFVKTLRDNNITVTIRYTQGDDIAAACGQLANKTISESLSKEKTN
- a CDS encoding RNA methyltransferase, with product MRKLSHDEISQNRSTLENIELVKKLPVIVLLNSIRSSYNVGSIFRTSDGAMIEKIILCGYTPHPPFDNSNEGNKDVLKTALGSTKSVKWEYIKNPIDAIKNLRENGMKICALELTENSKPYYHTEQYNFPMCLVVGNEISGVSQEVLNLCDYSIEIPQYGIKQSLNVAVAYGIAIFELRKIFDGKV
- a CDS encoding nucleotidyltransferase domain-containing protein, which translates into the protein MPILTSEKKFVECISAEITKALKKYSISVFLFGSVARKQETIKSDMDICIIYKMASSKKIFEEIIPTLSIKLYKKFGVSLAPFYISKSDFVKRAKSNKPPIADVITGGKYLCGEQIKKLLNG